ACCGGAAAATGAAAGTGATGAGGCTGGTGGATTCGTTGTTGAAAACTTTCCAGCCAACCAGACATCGtcagagaaggaaaaggttATATCAGAAGGTTCGGTCACCAAGAGCAATTCTCCGGAGGATTTTAGTTCTCCAGAAAGAATTCCGCATGATGTGAATTCTACCTTTGTTGAAGGTATGATCCCGCCGAAACATGTCGATCCGATTTCAATTCGTGATCATCCTGCTCAGGCCGTCTCGATGGATGTGGGTgaaaaagaacttggaaaCACTTCTATAAGGGCCGATAATCATCCGAAACAGCCGATCTCTTCGGTAGTGGGAGGCGTTGATGCCCCTATAGAAATTCCTAGTGATTCCGATGTTATCAACcttgatgaagagtatGCAGATGACGAGGGATACGAATTCGAATACAGCGATTAGATATATTATGAGTGAACTATTCTACATAGGCATGCAAAAGTATAATATCTTAAATTATACATTATACAATACTAGTAAAGACTTTAATGAGGTAGTAATATTCTACCTATCGTTGGGATTTCATGTGTTTATGTCGTCTGAGCTTTTCAACGCGTTTCTGCTCCAATAATTCAGCCTCTCTACGATCGTCAATCTTAGCTTGCCTAAGCGCtcgatcttcttcttccaacacTTCGCCTCCTGTAGCTTCCATATCATCGAcatcataatcatcaaACCGATTTCTCTTTGGGTTTCTCCGGTTAAATATTGACCAGATTTCATCCCTGTCATAACCTTTATCCTTGACGATGCTTCTTAACTTTTCATCACCATCTTTGTCATAATTATCCACTATGAagccatcatcatcctcgtAATCATAGCCGTTGTCATAACCATAATCATCcgtatcttcttcttcatcaccttcatcgacatcaattccaaatttgtcattcttcttttcgttgGACGTACCAGTATAAATGGGTGATTGTCTCTCTTGTCGGCGCCTTAGATCCTGACCGGCACCCGTTGTTGGTTTTGCTCGGAACGAGACAGTTAATGGTCTCTTTTCCGGAGGAGCAGAGGCATGCCTCATGCGATTCTTCATGAGGCCCTTACTCTTTAGAAAACCTTGAGAAGACACCGCTTTGATAGGATTAAACGCAAGTTGCGACTTATCTATGGACTCAGCCCTTTTCATCAGCTCTTTAAACGACATTTTCGGTCCTGCAGCACTAACTTTTATTGGTGCAGACCTCACAAAGCCAAAATTTGTTGCACCGGGGTCCGACCTGAATAATATTCGGCCTTGTGATCCTGAATATGAATGGCCGACGCCAGCACTCCCCCTTATGCTTGGCTTTCTTCCCCGtcttgatatttttgtGCCCTTTCTGGCATCCTTAAGCGTCTGTAGTCTCTCACGTTCTTTCCTTCTCGCTTCTTTCAGTCTCCTAACAGCTGCAATATCGTCCTTATTGTCGCTTATAAAATGGCCGCGTTGTCCATGTAGCAAGTGGTTTGGAGACTCTCGTTTTGAATGCTTTACAATATTTTTCGGCTTTGGCCTGGAGAGTCGATCAACAGCTTTTGTATTCCGAGGCGGCTGCTTGGCcctttcttcaagcttcttgtCTTTGGTTATTTGCGCCAACAAGGAGGTGAAATTCATCCTGAAGTGGTCTATATGCAGTTAAAATAAAGTTCTAAAGAACAACTTCTTAAGGGGAGGGCGAGTTTGAAGCTGTGCATTATGTGCTTTCTACAGCCCTCTAATAGGCATCCATACGAACAATgtaaggaaaaaaatgatcTACGGTTGGAATCGATCGTCGCGACTGCGAATGTTGGAGAATTCGATGTGTTCCTCTGCAAGGTCATTCCAATCTACCTAAGTAGGCTGGTTACTCTATGCACTATTTGCAGACTAAATAAAGATTCTATCCCCATTATGATTATTATTAGAGACTAACAATACAAGAAAAGTGAGCATTCATACATATATATGTAATAACACACGCATGGCTCATTAGGGGTGGCACAACTACGCCGTCCCAGAGAAACGATGCTTAAACAATCAAATATCTAATTGGAATATGAATCAACTTAATTAGGTATCCAACAATACCCATCATCACAAAGCCCATACCAACAGCTCTAATCAATTGAGCATATTCCTTCTGTGTTGGCTTTCTGCACTTTCTAACGAATTGTACACCTTCCTTAACAAACTCCACTGGAGCATCTGTGAGCTTTCCCTTTCCTGCCATTATGTCAACAaaattcaagaaatgcTTTCAAATACAAGATTGACGAAAGATACTTAAACCTTTACTAAGGCACGTATGCTGCGCTGACGATGttgatcaaaaaaaaaaaaaaaaaaaaaccttcggcgaaaaaaaaaagtgttTTACAGATGATTATATAAGCAATTACATTAGCGACAAACGATATAATAATATAAGACCTTATATAAGTCGTCTTACTCTATATGAACTATTCCAAGTTAATTGTCCCCGAAACCACTCCAAGCCTCATCTGCATCACCATCTGCTTGCTTTTGTCCTTCGTCTTGATCGTTGATCTCCTCCTTTGAATCTTCGGCCGATGTTGTCTTTTTATCAACGTATCCATCGGTATCTACACCCCAGTCTTTAAGTCTttgatcttcaaagatattctCTCTTATTCTGTTCTTGAGTGCCTTCTGAGGGgtctttttcaataaaaTGGCAAACGGTTCAAGCAATTTATCTATAGGAATCTTGGAAACAAGatcctttttctcttgtaaaaccttctcttcctcttcttcgtccttAACGTCATCATTTTCTGGGGtgtcctcatcatcatccagTTCAAATATAACTCTTTCCAGTTCATCGAGCCACACATCAACGATATGCATTACGATATAACTTGGAAGTTTAAGCTCTCCACTTAATATGCCTTCCTCCAAAGCTGAAATGTATGCATCCACAAGTTTTTTGTCAAATTTAGAGTctctgaatttgatgaaaCATTCTTTTGATAACATATCTCATTAATAGGAGATACTTGTCAGTTCTCCATTTATCAATCTCAGTCCATTCTCTAGCCATGATAGACCAAAAGGCAGTAACAAACAGGGCAAATTGTTCATCTGAGACGCATTCAGAAAATAAAGATGACATCTGTGTGGCTAACCTTTTCTGAGGTAAAGCTTTATCACTGAACCACATGGCATAATAAAGACCCTTCCATAACTTTTGAAGCTCTAAAAGAGATAGCTTTCGGGTATGCGATCTAGACGAGATATACTGCGTGAGAGTCTCGAAGGCTCGCACACGCGTTTTCCGATCATTCGATGCTAGTTTTCTCACAAAAGTATTCGTCTTCATGATTGCTAAATAAAAAAACGACAAGACAAGGACTTGGAGATCAAAAGACAATCCAATAGGAAgaatttttcagtttcCCTACTTATTTTGAttagtttctttttattatAATTTTTTATTGGTGCAGGGATGCATTACCACAACTACTTCTCTAGTTATATCTAATCTATAGATGTTCTTGTGACTGAGTACCTCTCCTTATTCAGTGGATATATGCCGTCCAATCATGAGTTTTGAGGATCATTCTAAAAAGCCGCGTTATGATGCTAGTGGTAACAAAATTAATGACTATATCCCATACTACATTTCCAAGAAGCCATGGTACTATGAATCAGAGGCACTGAAGAATAATTCGAATATACGCAAGagaaatgcagaagaagagcgGATAGCTATGACAACAGAAGAGAGATTCAAACATCAGAGAAAAGATATGGAAGCAGATCTTGCGCCTAATGATGAACCTCGAAAAGGTGAAGGTATTAAggaagagtttgaaaaggtGGAAGTTAAGAGATCAATACGTTCTGTAAGACAGAAATCGGTTTGTGGGAATTGTGGGAGTAGTAATCACGCTACAAAGGATTGTCTTGATAGACCTAGAAGAGTGAAGTATAGATATCGAACGCACTCAAAGTCCGAAGATACCTCCAACAGGCACGATGGATATCTAGTTAGAAAAGAAACTAATAattatgatgaaaagagagacCGATGGCATGGGTTTGATGTTGATAGCGAATATGATGAGcaagtgaagaaaatgaagcaaaaggagaaaaatatgAGGAATAAGATGACAACAGATGTCGATTTGGAAGAGCTCGATAATGAtgagcttgaagaaatgaaagagttgGGATTAATAGACGATATCAAGAAGGCGAAGAAAGATGCTACTCTGAAAGCAGTGATAGAAAATAATCCATTAGCTGCCGAGAAAAATACCAGAGCTTCTGTGAGATCGCTGGACGAGAAACCCCGATACTTGGAAGTGATTGATAGTGGGGAAGAGTTAAGGTTCAATCCCAAATCAAGAGTTTATaaggacttgaaagaaggatatctCAATTCAAGAGGACAGTTCATACCGTATTTGAATGGTGAAGCTGCCGATTTTGAGAAAATGAAGCAGTTCACTCATGGAATTCAacagcaaagaaaagaaaagtgggaaaatggagagaaagacGTCACATCAATGGCAGATTTGACCTATACGGAAGAAGCGTCACCTACCGCTGTTATGTTAGctacaaagaaaaaaaaattggaaCTCGATGAGGTCAGAGAGGCCAAACGAAGGCAGTTGCTTGCTAAATATGGGGCATTGGGTattgaaaaaaaggattgaTTGCCTACATAACGATATGCTCCACAAACCCTTTCCGCTTTACGTATGTAAGTGTTTCGAGACTGATATCGCATCCCGTCACCAATAACGTTCTGAGTCTTAAAAGACTATTGGGTCCGAACAATGCAACCAAAGCCAAACCATCTATATTGTTGTAAGAAAGATCGAGCCTTTCTAACTTTCTTGGCTGGGAATATTTCTCTATCAGTTTTGAGAGCATTCTTATAGACGCATTATCAAGATTAGAACAACGCATTAGACTCAGGGATTTTAAGTTTGGACAGTTTCGGACAAGCTGTTCTAAAGGGAAGATCACATATGGAGCAAACTGATGTATAGGTCCAGGACCAAACGCTATGAAATCATTCTCCACCAATTTTAGCACTTGAAGCTGCATATTTGTTGCTTCAAGTATCTGGACTAGCGATCTCACGGTTATAGACGTTTTTATAAGGgtcaagttcttcaattctgaTAAAAATGATAAGTCCATTTCGTCCTGTCCCTCTATGGGCTCCTCCTGTTGTCGTCGTTTCGTGCAAACCTCTTGAATCTCAAAGGTTTCGAGCCTGATCCTTGCCTCTGAAATGGCCCGAAAGATCCATGAAATCTCATTAGGAGAAATCGAGTAAAGAGcaagtctcttcaaactgtagtttctttccaaaagttCTTTAATAGAGGCTCTGTCATAGCTGGAACAATTCAATTCCAAGTCTGTTAGCCTGCTGAAATGGTTCATCCTGAAAAAGTTATTGTAAAGAGAAGTATTGGTCTGTCCCTTGGGATCACCCAAATGAAAGTGCAATTGAAGTTCACTGAGTTTATGAAACTTGTTTGCGTAGTTACGAGCCACAGCATTAATACTCGCTCCTTGCCTGATAGTCAGGCTCTTTCTGACATTAAGGACAGTTATTGAAAGGGTTTCTAAGCGCGTAAGGTACGCCATAATATTGTTGATTCCATTCTCAACATCATATACCTCAAGTGCTAGTTTTAGTTGTCTCAAAGATTGGAAGAGCTCTCTAGCGTGCACATTTTGTCCCAAGAGCTTTGCCAAGTTCTCATCAGTAACGTTTCTCAACGTTATTTCTAGGTTTTCCGTGACAATCCCGGAATTAGCAAGCCGTGTCAATATGTAGATTTCATCAACAGGCTTGCAATCTAAGCACAGCTTCTTGATATGAATACGATCATGGCAGAAGTCGAGGAATTTCTCAAACTGTTCTCGGGTAagtcttttcttcaaagtggGGCATTCCACTATTTCTGTTATAGAGGTGAGCAAAAGATGCCATTGTCGGGACACAGCCATAGCAGATAGAACATCGCTTTGATCCAATAATGACATCACTTCCATGATTATTTCTACCGGCAATTTTACCACTGGGTCTGAACTCGActgttttctctttttggtttcttttccgTCTGCATCACGTACTATTTCATAGCCAAGGTGTTCGGCTAATCGAGCTCTCTCATTTCTCATTTTGGTGTATAATCTCTTATTGATCTTCAATTTACTTTTATATTTGAAAATACCATGGCGGAGCACGTTTATTCCGTCATTAATACTCTCAAATGCCTCTCTTTCCCTGTTGGTTTTGCAAAGGATCTTTCCCTTTCGAAGATATCCTTTGATGCTATAATGATCCAGTGAGATCAATGTCTCAGAGTCCTCCAATGACTTGTCCAACCTATCTAACTTCCCAAAGCATGCTGCTCGGCAGTCCAATAGCGCCTTATATTTTGAATGATAACGATTCGTTCTCCTTCTGCCATGTTCTTCACTCTCTGTATAATATATCTTGCACTCCTCAATTCCTCGGGTATATATCTTAAGAGCTCTCGAGTAGTTCTGTACCTGGAACTCTCGCGTCCCTATTTCCACTGCCTTGTTGATAAGGTTTTCATTTGCCATGCTACAAAAGGGAAAGCTGAAGGGCTAGAAAAAAACGTTTAGATAGCACACGTTGGACTAAATTGGTGTTACTGTTAGTCTTTCCCGACGCGAAAGTCgttattttttttgttctaTTTACTATTTGACCATATTTCTATCAAATTACATCTGCTTCATGTTCTATGAATATATTTTCTACATTTAAGCAATAACTCCCTTTGCAGCAGTGCTACCAGACCTGGCCATAATCTGCACTTTACCCTCCTTTCTGATGTTAACTACCACTTCCACCTTCTTACCCTTTCCAGCAGCCTTGAGTGCTAACTGAGCAAGCAATTCGGATGGCTCGTACACGACGGATCTAATAACTTCTGGTTCgtcctcctcatcttcgtcttcttcttcttcttcgtcttcttcttcaggTTCCTCCAAAGTTTCTTTGATGGTTCTCTTACCTTCATATAGTTCGATCAAAACATCATCTGCAGAAGCAATCAGAGAAATGGTCTTCTTGATTGGATACACAGTGTTCTTAGGTAAGATGGTGATGAACTCACCTTTGGAACCTTTGATACCGATTGGCACACTCAATTGCTTGGTGCCCACCACATCAGGTTCCTGTGACTTCTCAATATTCTCAGCatcgaaagaagaaatcaacgACGCCTGTAAAGCAGCACCTCTACAGTTCAACTCATTAGGATTCTGAAGCTTAGAATCTAGCGATGGTGCAATGATGGTAGTCGTTTCTGGAAAGATGAACTCCATGTTTCTAGCAATTTTCGGTATGTTAGAACTTccaccagaaagaagaacacCGTCGATATCCAAACTTTCAAGATCGGCTTTTTGGATCACCTCCTCAATGAAAGCAGccatctttgaaaaaaCATTACGAGCTACCACCTCAAATCTCATTCTGTTGATAGAAGCATTATAGTCAAAACCCTCAGCCAATGAATCCACGGACACACGAGCAGACTCTACGTTAGAAAGCGTTTTCTTGGTGATGATGGAAGCAGAATTTAGCTTGGCCCAAGACTTCTCGGTCTTCACAGCATCAGCGTTGTacttcttttggaaatcCTTACCGAAAAATTCCATTAACGActcatccaacttctcacCACCAATCTCATAGGTCTGAGCAGATGATAGAACAGTAAATATACCACCCCTGACAGCGATAACGGCAGCATCTGAACGGATACCGCCAAAATCTGCAACAACGTAAACTTTATCTTCTAGCAACTCCTTCTTGGCATTCAAATGGGCCAACAAGGCAGAGCTGGGTTCATATATCAACTGCAAGACGTGTAGACCGGCGTCACCGGCAATCTTGATCAACAATGTCTTCTGCTCAGATGTAAAGTTGAACGGAACTGTCATGACACCTCCTTCCACTTTTTCTCCAAGATAGTCTTCGGCATCCTTCACAATTTGTATCAAATGTCTTTTGGCAATCTCGTCGACAGTGATCTTTTCGCCGCCAATTTCATAACCAACTTTTCCATCGATATTGATCGGCTTGGCAGAGTGCTGAGAGTATTTAGCATTAATTTTATCAAAAGGAACACCAATGAAGTCCCTGAAATTGACTATCGTATCCTCAGAGTTACGGAGTAGTTGACCAATAGCCTGAGATCCGTGGTATTGATCATCACCGATATAAGACAAAGCAGAGGCAATGAATCTGTCTCCATCAGGATCAGCAATGACCTCAACTTTGCCGTCCTCTCTAACAAAGGCAATAGAAGTAGTAGAATTACCAAACGCAATACCAATGGTAGTCATTATATGTAGTATAGAGAAGTTTGTCTTCGGTATAGTACAAGGAAGTCTAACAGTAACTGTGAAagtctgaaaatttttcagaaaaataaaaatttATTTTGTTTCTCAAGATTCTCCGACTTACATCCGAACATCGAATACAACTCTGAATTTGTTGTAGAGGGAGCATTGAAATTTGAAAGTAAGTCCTTCTATTCTTTACCAAGGCTTCGCTTTACTCAATACTTATTAGAATTTTTGGTATTTTttacttcttttcttttcaatatgACTTTCCTGTTGTTCTT
The sequence above is a segment of the Brettanomyces nanus chromosome 4, complete sequence genome. Coding sequences within it:
- a CDS encoding uncharacterized protein (BUSCO:EOG09343IU2); its protein translation is MKTNTFVRKLASNDRKTRVRAFETLTQYISSRSHTRKLSLLELQKLWKGLYYAMWFSDKALPQKRLATQMSSLFSECVSDEQFALFVTAFWSIMAREWTEIDKWRTDKDSKFDKKLVDAYISALEEGILSGELKLPSYIVMHIVDVWLDELERVIFELDDDEDTPENDDVKDEEEEEKVLQEKKDLVSKIPIDKLLEPFAILLKKTPQKALKNRIRENIFEDQRLKDWGVDTDGYVDKKTTSAEDSKEEINDQDEGQKQADGDADEAWSGFGDN
- a CDS encoding uncharacterized protein (EggNog:ENOG41), which gives rise to MTTIGIAFGNSTTSIAFVREDGKVEVIADPDGDRFIASALSYIGDDQYHGSQAIGQLLRNSEDTIVNFRDFIGVPFDKINAKYSQHSAKPINIDGKVGYEIGGEKITVDEIAKRHLIQIVKDAEDYLGEKVEGGVMTVPFNFTSEQKTLLIKIAGDAGLHVLQLIYEPSSALLAHLNAKKELLEDKVYVVADFGGIRSDAAVIAVRGGIFTVLSSAQTYEIGGEKLDESLMEFFGKDFQKKYNADAVKTEKSWAKLNSASIITKKTLSNVESARVSVDSLAEGFDYNASINRMRFEVVARNVFSKMAAFIEEVIQKADLESLDIDGVLLSGGSSNIPKIARNMEFIFPETTTIIAPSLDSKLQNPNELNCRGAALQASLISSFDAENIEKSQEPDVVGTKQLSVPIGIKGSKGEFITILPKNTVYPIKKTISLIASADDVLIELYEGKRTIKETLEEPEEEDEEEEEDEDEEDEPEVIRSVVYEPSELLAQLALKAAGKGKKVEVVVNIRKEGKVQIMARSGSTAAKGVIA
- the SSS1 gene encoding Sec61p translocation complex subunit (BUSCO:EOG09344QUK), with product MAGKGKLTDAPVEFVKEGVQFVRKCRKPTQKEYAQLIRAVGMGFVMMGIVGYLIKLIHIPIRYLIV